Proteins found in one Plasmodium gaboni strain SY75 chromosome 13, whole genome shotgun sequence genomic segment:
- a CDS encoding adenylosuccinate synthetase yields MNIFDHHIKNVDKGNVVAILGAQWGDEGKGKIIDMLSEYSDITCRFNGGANAGHTISVNDKKYALHLLPCGVLYDNNISVLGNGMVIHVKSLMEEIESVGGKLLDRLYLSNKAHILFDIHQIIDSIQETKKLKEGKQIGTTKRGIGPCYSTKASRIGIRLGTLKNFENFKNMYNKLIDHLMELYNITEYDKEKELNLFYNYHLTLKDRIVDVISFMNTNLENNKKVLIEGANAAMLDIDFGTYPYVTSSCTTVGGVFSGLGIHHKKLNLVVGVVKSYLTRVGCGPFLTELNNDIGQYLREKGHEYGTTTKRPRRCGWLDIPMLLYVKCINSIDMINLTKLDVLSGLEEILLCVNFKNKKTGELLEKGCYPVEEEISEEYEPVYEKFNGWKEDISTCNEFDELPENAKKYILAIEKYVQTPVVWIGVGPNRKNMIIKKNFNFN; encoded by the exons atgaatatatttgatcatcatattaaaaatgtaGATAAAGGAAATGTAGTTGCAATATTAGGTGCACAATGGGGTGATGAAGGAAAGGGAAAAATAATTGATATGTTATCAGAATATTCTGATATTACTTGTAGATTTAATGGAGGTGCTAATGCAGGACATACGATATCTGTAAATGATAAGAAATATGCTTTACATTTATTACCATGTGGTgtattatatgataataatataagtGTATTAGGAAACGGAATGGTAATACATGTAAAATCATTAATGGAAGAAATTGAATCAGTTGGAGGAAAGTTATTAGATAgattatatttatcaaataaagcccatatattatttgatattCATCAAATTATTGATTCAATAcaagaaacaaaaaaattaaaagaagGAAAACAAATAGGTACAACAAAAAGAGGTATTGGACCATGTTATTCTACAAAAGCTTCCAGAATAGGTATAAGATTAGGaactttaaaaaattttgaaaactttaaaaatatgtacaATAAATTAATAGACCACTTAATggaattatataatataacagAATATGACAAAGAAAAAGAACTCAacttattttataattacCACTTAACATTAAAAGATAGAATAGTAGATGTTATTTCCTTTATGAATACaaatttagaaaataacaaaaaagTATTAATTGAAGGTGCTAATGCAGCTATGTTAGATATTGATTTTGGAACATATCCATATGTAACTAGTAGCTGTACAACGGTTGGTGGTGTTTTTTCAGGACTTGGAATTcatcataaaaaattgaaTTTAGTTGTAGGTGTAGTTAAAAGTTATTTAACCAGAGTTGGTTGTGGCCCTTTCTTAACTGAATTGAATAATGACATTGGTCAGTATTTAAGAGAAAAAGGTCATGAATATGGAACAACTACCAAGAGACCAAGAAGATGTGGATGGCTAGACATACCaatgttattatatgttaAGTGTATTAATAGTATTGATATGATAAACTTAACAAAATTGGATGTTTTATCTGGATTAGAggaaatattattatgcgtcaattttaaaaataaaaaaacag gAGAATTGCTTGAAAAGGGTTGCTACCCTGTTGAAGAAGAAATATCAGAAGAATATGAACCAGTTTATGAAAAATTCAATGGATGGAAAGAAGACATATCTACTTGTAATGAATTTGATGAATTACCAGAAAATGcaaagaaatatattttagCTATAGAAAAGTATGTACAAACTCCAGTAGTTTGGATTGGTGTAGGTCctaatagaaaaaatatgattattaaaaagaattttaACTTTAactaa
- a CDS encoding putative 60S ribosomal protein L7-2, with amino-acid sequence MNKKKSKKEPIKKKEYNKVKHVKFRRIKKIDFKEEKIRKDKRKFNKRKKKFDTLYKKKEYEKKLIGQKNEYINLKKELENENFDTERQCVFIIRNDINCLHNDSKLLLKELKLINKYDGIILINTEENMKKLYVIKPYICYGYIKKYNFYNLMEKRLYIKDKDQIKRCDSNKMIEQIFSKEGIYSFRSFCDYIFECKDNADIITKNYIYPFDFSFLNTKMTFDFLQFKQEFKGFLKNEINEILEKII; translated from the exons atgaataaaaagaaatcaAAGAAAGAAccaataaaaaaaaaagaatataacAAAGTGAAACATGTAAAATTTAGAAGAATTAAGAAAATAGATTTTAAGGAGGAAAAAATACGAAAagataaaagaaaatttaat AAACGTAAAAAGAAATTTGATACactttataaaaaaaaagagtatgaaaaaaaattgatagggcaaaaaaatgaatacaTCAACttgaaaaaagaattagaaaatgaaaattttgATACGGAAAGACAATgtgtttttataataagaaaTGATATTAATTGTCTGCACAACGATTCAAAATTGTTATTAAAG GAATTGAAGCTTATTAATAAGTATGATGGAATAATACTAATAAACACAGAAGAAAACATGAAAAAGCTTTATGTTATAAAACCATATATTTGCTATggatatattaaaaaatataatttttataatcttATGGAAAAAAGactttatataaaagataaagatcaaataaaaagatGTGATTCGAATAAAATGATTGAACAAATATTTAGTAAAGAAGGAATATATTCCTTCAGATCTTTTTGtgattatatttttgaatgCAAAGATAATGCAGATATTATAActaaaaattatatttatccatttgatttttcctttttaaaTACCAAGATGACTTTTGACTTTTTACAATTTAAACAAGAATTTAAAGGAttcttaaaaaatgaaattaatgaaatattagaaaaaattatataa
- a CDS encoding hypothetical protein (conserved Plasmodium protein, unknown function), translating to MPCEEKEMLVLHFTIHDVYDNIENKISLEEKPYIKFYWKNKKYKNYLKYSRDEINWFSEFFLPYKLGDYIENLIVQIWANSYILKTKKKVAYNYININDVERKRKINGKTELIGKRKGLKIIYSLQLIRYSLYEFMKNTQMLILDKISIYKMIQIHRKNQNISVHRYHNNNHLFDKYIISLFEKENYIKKNTALKLKTIKEHNKKKKNSTIKSNVKTDHIPIEANNENEEKKKIIISDQINYRKKKKKTNIKNNPQYNSNNISVLDPKKKSKSQKLNKILNISNQTKQNATDNKKSSTNNIHNKKKKKMTTNNLPQKNTSKTKVLSKHKETIQKKEPNIFNIQKQNSFLDLGYKIHKSSNKRNFKILNYKMAQSNYQDNEKFNNKISHEKGLNKIKNTDTKIYVY from the coding sequence ATGCCATGCGAAGAAAAGGAAATGTTGGTTTTGCATTTCACCATACATGATGTTTACGATAATATAGAGAATAAGATATCTCTTGAAGAAAAAccatatataaaattttactggaaaaataaaaaatataagaattatttaaaatattctaGAGATGAAATCAATTGGTTTTCTGAATTCTTTTTACCTTATAAATTAGGTGACTATATAGAAAACCTCATTGTCCAAATATGGGCAAACAGCTATATTCTTAAAACCAAGAAAAAGGTAGcttataattatattaatataaatgatgttgaaagaaaaaggaaaattAATGGGAAAACTGAATTAATTGGTAAAAGGAAAGgattaaaaattatttatagtCTTCAACTTATTCGTTATTcattatatgaatttatgaaaaacacacaaatgttaatattagataaaatttctatatataaaatgatacAAATACATAGgaaaaatcaaaatatatctGTACATCgatatcataataataatcatctttttgataaatatattatatctcttttcgaaaaagaaaattatataaaaaaaaatacagctttaaaattaaaaacaataaaagaacataataagaaaaaaaaaaattcaacCATTAAATCAAATGTGAAAACTGATCATATTCCAATCGAAGcaaataatgaaaatgaagaaaaaaaaaaaataataataagtgaccaaataaattataggaaaaaaaaaaaaaaaaccaatataaaaaataaccCACAATATAATTCCAACAATATATCAGTACTTGATCCAAAAAAGAAATCAAAATcacaaaaattaaataaaatattaaacatATCAAACCAAACCAAACAAAATGCAActgataataaaaaatcaagcactaataatattcacaataaaaaaaaaaaaaaaatgacGACTAACAATTTACCACAAAAAAACACATCAAAAACAAAGGTATTAAGTAAACATAAAGAAACcatacaaaaaaaagaacctaatatatttaatatacaaaaacaaaattcCTTTTTAGACCTAGgttataaaatacataaaagttcaaataaaagaaattttaaaatcttaaattataaaatggCACAGTCTAATTATCAAGATAATGAgaaatttaataataaaatatcaCACGAAAAAGGTCTAAACAAAATTAAGAATACAGATACgaaaatatatgtttacTAA
- a CDS encoding metacaspase 1, producing the protein MEKIYVKIYELSGLEDKDNFACYIKIYWQNKKYKSCILQKNPYKFNETFLLPIDIKNIPKVEKNNILSIEVWSSGILNNKIAYTFFELDHIRRERISSEKINLIDVVKKCTLQLSVHIINNNHDIIFCNIKDLFRNNINDKEIQDAIIKYGGNQKDIIKELQKKKRDIKEYNNIYFNDHANVHNTVPSQNYLYNDMHKIMPNNIYNNMNNEQINHTYLKVPNSLYNSVNTHYSSNTHYTTYMNNSPTYKNSNNMNHVTNLYPSNDLENSNNFKPHSNEYNMINYDNNNCIYPQNHTNIYNRVSPYSEQILYFSSSNQKKALLIGINYYGTKYELNGCTNDTLRMKDLLVRKYQFYDSSNNIVRLIDNEANPNYRPTRRNILSALMWLTRDNKSGDILFFLFSGHGSQQKDHMHIEEDGYNETILPSDFETEGVIIDDELHKYLIQPLNEGVKLIAVVDSCNSGSSIDLAYKYKLKSKKWKEDKNPFHVICDVTQFSGCKDKEASYEVNTGHIAPGGSLVTAMVQILTNNMITPSLITYEYLLHNIHAHVKQYSNQTVTFMSSQKFNMDRVFDFKHIIKNKNMQLGQIINKYIEKNKSKNKNKLKHELKNLFFS; encoded by the coding sequence atggaaaaaatatacgtcaaaatatatgaattgTCTGGATTAGAAGATAAGGATAATTTTGcatgttatataaaaatatactggcagaataagaaatataaaagttGTATACTTCAAAAGAATccatataaatttaatgaAACCTTTTTATTACCTATAgacataaaaaatattcctaaagttgaaaaaaataatattttgtcTATTGAAGTATGGTCCAGTGgcatattaaataataaaatagCCTATACCTTTTTTGAGCTTGATCATATTAGAAGAGAAAGAATATCAAGTGAAAAGATTAATTTGATTGATGTTGTAAAAAAGTGTACACTACAATTATCtgttcatataattaataataatcatgatatcatattttgtaatataaaagatttatttcgtaataatataaatgataaagaaaTACAGGATGccataataaaatatggAGGTAATCAAAAGGATATAATTAAGGAacttcaaaaaaaaaaaagggatattaaagaatataataatatatattttaatgaCCATGCAAATGTTCATAATACTGTTCCATCTCagaattatttatataatgacatgcataaaattatgccaaataatatatataataatatgaataatgaacaaataaatcatacatatttaaaagtACCCAATAGTTTATATAATAGCGTAAACACACATTATTCATCTAATACACATTATACGACTTATATGAACAATTCGCCTacttataaaaattcaaataatatgaatCACGTAACAAATTTATATCCATCCAATGATTTAGaaaattcaaataattttaaacCTCATAGTAATGAATATAACATGATAAATTATGATAACaataattgtatatatCCTCAAAAtcatacaaatatatataatagaGTATCTCCTTATAGTGAacaaattttatatttttcttcatctAATCAAAAGAAAGCATTACTTATTGgtataaattattatggaaccaaatatgaattaaatGGTTGTACAAATGATACACTTAGAATGAAAGATTTGTTGGTAAGGAAATATCAATTTTATGATTCCtcaaataatatagtaAGATTGATTGATAATGAAGCAAATCCAAATTATAGACCTACaagaagaaatattttatcagCTCTTATGTGGTTAACTAGGGATAATAAATCAGGagatattttattcttcCTTTTTTCAGGACATGGTTCACAACAAAAAGATCATATGCATATAGAAGAAGATGGTTATAATGAAACTATTCTACCTTCCGATTTTGAAACAGAAGGTGTAATTATTGATGATGAgttacataaatatttaattcaACCCTTAAATGAAGGAGTAAAATTAATAGCTGTTGTAGATAGTTGTAATTCTGGAAGTAGTATTGATTTAgcatataaatataagttaaaatcaaaaaaatgGAAAGAAGACAAGAATCCATTCCATGTAATTTGTGATGTTACACAATTTAGTGGGTGTAAAGATAAGGAAGCTTCTTATGAAGTTAATACTGGACATATTGCACCAGGTGGATCATTAGTTACAGCTATGGTACAAATtttaacaaataatatgattaCACCTTCATTAATAACTTATGAATACttattacataatataCATGCTCATGTCAAACAATATAGTAATCAAACTGTTACTTTTATGTCATCTCAAAAATTTAACATGGATAGAGTATTCGattttaaacatataattaaGAACAAAAATATGCAACTCGGacaaataattaataaatatattgaaaaaaataaaagcaaaaataaaaataagttAAAGCATGAActaaaaaatttatttttttcataa
- a CDS encoding hypothetical protein (conserved Plasmodium protein, unknown function): MSSDIKDLIRKEKERRKLMREENRIKEKEKRKDDNDDEKKKEKELNVKNCKNGDKLFLNIQKNYENTDEQIKVQKDEKNNIQVPKKNYYDIIKEKFTFNRESKKVSFDEPKAPVNKLNKNNDLQNAFLEYGYNTESDDSFNENMNYNDKNIKNNVHNNINNNEDNNLPNDFFDSLNNENNADEKSQTNMQHSDNEENQKYLMTKNDKTTQHYTINKYDKINDKNILGEELSSLTFNKEKTNEYTTSNDLINDNNYNDNKNEHVEILETYEIIEPNEDDFKFDENDDFHKKILNKRRRIEKNNLKDLISLEYEDVDEDNDSSERDFLKESNYTTKDINKIKQEQTKEIKKNINDLPINSYKQDKNNLHNSNNIINIINNNLNDVELYKLKDSAYYEELDYLYKLLIQKKKNILGNKYNEEKEINEEKEDIILQELNDFHKKKNNNNNNNDHNEQKENFNILEIYELLNIKKPQDENDLLNTRINTKKDTNNKITTQKEHIPKGFFDDEEKDILIRENISLSQLNLKIKELKNEMKRILSEDKNTEQMFEEKKNNFIDYLYDDKFDNKEHFLKEIKKKKRNKNVNINNFKNKIMERKEQKIKNNSKKVMKMGNSQMDIDEMLFDWRKKKIL, encoded by the coding sequence ATGTCTAGCGATATCAAAGATCTAataagaaaagaaaaggaaaGAAGGAAATTGATGCGAGAAGAGAACAGGATcaaagaaaaagaaaaaaggaaagatgataatgatgatgaaaagaagaaagaaaaagaattaaatgtaaaaaattgtaaaaaTGGGGATaaactttttttaaatatacaaaaaaattatgaaaatacTGATGAACAAATTAAAGTTCAAAAGGatgaaaagaataatatacaagtgccaaaaaaaaattattatgatattataaaagaaaaatttaCATTTAATAGAGAATCAAAAAAAGTAAGCTTTGATGAACCAAAAGCTCCagtaaataaattaaataaaaataatgacCTACAAAATGCATTCTTAGAATATGGTTATAATACTGAAAGTGATGATTCATTTAATGAGaatatgaattataatgataaaaacataaaaaataatgtacataataatatcaataataatgaagataataatcttccaaatgatttttttgattctctcaataatgaaaataatgcTGATGAAAAATCACAAACAAACATGCAGCATTCtgataatgaagaaaatcaaaaatatttaatgacaaaaaatgataaaacAACACAACATTACACcattaataaatatgataaaataaatgataaaaatatattagGAGAAGAATTATCCTCTCTTACttttaataaagaaaaaacaaatgaaTATACAACTAGTAATGATCTAATTAATGATAAcaattataatgataataaaaatgaacatGTCGAAATTTTAGAAACATATGAAATTATTGAACCGAATGAAGATGATTTCAAATTCgatgaaaatgatgattttcataaaaaaattttaaataaaagaagaagaattgaaaaaaataatttaaaagaCTTAATAAGTTTAGAATATGAAGATGTAGATGAAGATAATGATAGTTCTGAAAGggattttttaaaagaaagTAATTATACTACTAAggatataaataaaataaaacaagaacaaacaaaagaaatcaaaaaaaatataaatgatttaCCTATAAATAGTTATAAACAGGATAAAAATAACTTACAcaatagtaataatattattaatataattaacAACAACCTGAACGATGTAGAATTATACAAATTGAAAGATTCCGCATATTATGAAGAGTTAGATTATCTATATAAATTGCtaattcaaaaaaaaaaaaacatactaggaaataaatacaacgaagaaaaagaaataaatgaagaaaaagaagatattatattacaagaattaaatgattttcataaaaaaaaaaataataataataataataatgatcaTAATGAACAAAAAGAGAACTTTAATATTCTCGAAATTTATGAActattaaatattaaaaagccacaagatgaaaatgatttattaaatactagaataaatacaaaaaaagatacaaataataaaataacaacACAAAAAGAACATATACCAAAAGGATTTTTtgatgatgaagaaaagGATATATTAATTAGAGAGAATATATCCCTATCGCAGTTAAacttaaaaataaaagaactcaaaaatgaaatgaaaagaatattatCAGAAGATAAGAATACGGAACAAATGTTtgaagagaaaaaaaacaattttattgattatttatatgatgaCAAATTTGATAATAAGGAACATTTCTTAAAGGaaatcaaaaaaaagaaaagaaataaaaatgttaatataaataattttaaaaataaaattatggAAAGGAAAGAAcagaaaataaaaaacaattCTAAAAAAGTTATGAAAATGGGCAATTCTCAAATGGACATTGATGAAATGTTATTTGACtggagaaaaaaaaaaattttataa